The sequence below is a genomic window from Pseudomonas cannabina.
GTCACCAACGCTCTTGGTGGAAGTAGCCAATAGCGCCTTGCGACGTAGAATGTCTTCGAGTTCGTAGAGCAGTTCCTGAGTGCGCCCGATGCTGAACGCCGGTATCAGAACGGTACCCTGATCTTCCAGCGCCTTGTCGATGATTTGCTCGAGGGTTTGCTGACGAATGCCACGATCCTCGTGGAGACGGTCACCGTAGGTGCTTTCCAGGATCAGGATATCAGCGCGCTCGGGTGGCTTGGGGGCCGGCAGAAAAGGCGTCTCGCTCGCACCCAGGTCGCCGGAAAAAACCACGCGCACAGAACGCTCTTCCAGCGGATAGTACAAATCGCATTCCACGTAAGCCGAACCCAGGATATGCCCCGCGCGCTGCAGCCGCACCTTGCATCGCAGCGCCTCGTTATCGACCAGACTGAACCAGTTGTCGAATGGCAAGGCGATAATGCGCTTGTTGATATCCTTCAAGGTTTGCCCGGCCAGCAGCGGATCATGCGCCAACTGGTTTTTAAGGATGTCTTCCATGACAAGCGGCAGCAGGTGGGCACTGGGCTCACTGCACAGAATAGGCCCCGTGTAGCCCGAAGCCAGCAGCTCGGGAATACGCCCGACATGGTCATTGTGTACGTGAGTGATCAGCAGCGCGCTGATCGACTCGGGGACGAATGTGAATGAGCTGGCCCCTGCCTGCCCGGTTCGTTCCTGTACCGAGCCGCAATCGATCAACAGGTTGCTAAACGCATCCATGCACAGCTGATGACTCGAGCCCGTAACCGTATCGATTGCGCCATGATGAATGATATCCGGATAATACATGCCGTTCCCTTAATTCGCCGATCTGGAGTTGTCGCCTGGCACTTTCCACCATCAGGCCCGGAGCGCATGTTTCGATACATTTCAGGCTCGAAATGCTTGCTTTCCAGATCTGACAAAAGACAGTTGAAACCAGCGCAATCAACATTGCGAAAAGAATATAACCGGAGTGATCTTTAAAATGGCGACACCAGTTTAAAAAGCGAACATTCCTACACAAAAAGGTAATTACTATTCAACTAAGGAGACGCTGAACAATTAACCCGTTCGCACCGTCCCCATTTCCAAGCCGGTTTTTTTCAACCTGCCGGCCTTATTTTACGTTTCTCGAGCAGATTTCTGCCCTCATTTTGCTGAAAGGCGGGCCAGTCCCGCCTTTCAGACGGATTTATCCTGCCGTCTGTTGTAAATACCGCTTGGCCAGCATCAGATTGGCCAACCCAAACAAACTGAACAACTGCGCTGTATTCTTTTCCAGCCCACGGTAGCGAACCTTGCGATGATTGAAGCGCACCTTGATTACCTGGAAGGGGTGCTCGACCTTGGCACGCAGTTGCGCCTTGGCATATTCAATTTTGCGCTTGACCCGATACAGCACGCTGCCTTCGCCGTGCTGCTTGTAACTGCTTGGCCGTTCTGCAATCGACCAGATAACGTCCCGTTCAGCATGCTCCGGTCGCTTGGCCGCACCGGTGTATCCAGCGTCACCCGAAACATAGGTTTCGTCACCGTGAAGCAACTGGCCAACCTGGGTGACATCCGCCA
It includes:
- a CDS encoding MBL fold metallo-hydrolase, giving the protein MYYPDIIHHGAIDTVTGSSHQLCMDAFSNLLIDCGSVQERTGQAGASSFTFVPESISALLITHVHNDHVGRIPELLASGYTGPILCSEPSAHLLPLVMEDILKNQLAHDPLLAGQTLKDINKRIIALPFDNWFSLVDNEALRCKVRLQRAGHILGSAYVECDLYYPLEERSVRVVFSGDLGASETPFLPAPKPPERADILILESTYGDRLHEDRGIRQQTLEQIIDKALEDQGTVLIPAFSIGRTQELLYELEDILRRKALLATSTKSVGDAAPADWSRLPVILDSPLAKRFTGVYQSFEDYWDDDARERIDEGRAPLGFAQLVTVDTHEEHIRTVNYLASTARPAIVIAGNGMCAGGRIVNYLKAMLGDSRHNVVFVGYQGKETPGAAIQAHGTLGGYVELDRERYDIRAGVHTVKGYSAHADQAGLVAFVTGMSEWPGQIRLVLGEAGAKKALGSVLARKYMLEKRIVDLIIP